A window of Cryptomeria japonica chromosome 3, Sugi_1.0, whole genome shotgun sequence contains these coding sequences:
- the LOC131034337 gene encoding F-box/kelch-repeat protein At2g44130-like, which produces MLSTENLGTVTGKLDAMAKDLGIQCLAKVPYRFHRKLSAVSKSWNALLSCSHFYKERQRNGECEQGVVSLNPTELTETDFNVMIYYPIGHWWEILPEILEEFELDYTEYHQCVFVRSKHQLVVVGLFNRRTDIEVVLIFDFLSRKWRLGADMPRNRFEFACAASPTEGLVYIGGGYNGPYTEERSPYQLEAFVYNVEENKWNSLPPMNSDPLLDLCAGVFLDGKFYVVLHQQSESAQVYDPHTRLWRNINGEPNAHYVNSCVDALQDMMFYLQEFGRILMI; this is translated from the exons atgctatccactGAGAATCTTGGAACAGTGACTGGTAAGCTGGATGCGATGGCCAAAG ATTTAGGGATTCAATGCTTGGCAAAGGTTCCCTACAGATTCCACCGCAAACTTAGCGCTGTCTCCAAGAGCTGGAACGCTCTACTCAGCTGCTCACACTTTTATAAAGAGCGACAGCGCAATGGCGAGTGCGAGCAGGGAGTAGTTTCTCTTAACCCAACCGAATTAACTGAAACCGATTTCAATGTAATGATTTACTACCCGATTGGGCACTGGTGGGAAATACTGCCTGAAATCCTAGAAGAATTTGAACTAGATTACACAGAATATCATCAATGCGTGTTCGTTAGATCGAAACATCAGTTGGTTGTGGTGGGGCTGTTCAACAGGCGCACCGATATAGAAGTTGTGTTGATATTTGATTTCTTATCTCGCAAATGGCGGCTGGGCGCCGACATGCCACGCAATCGATTTGAATTCGCATGTGCAGCGTCACCAACTGAAGGACTCGTCTATATTGGCGGAGGTTACAACGGCCCTTACACAGAAGAACGGAGTCCCTATCAACTAGAAGCTTTTGTTTACAATGTAGAGGAAAACAAATGGAACTCTCTTCCTCCTATGAATTCTGATCCGCTGCTTGATTTATGCGCTGGTGTTTTTCTTGATGGTAAGTTTTATGTAGTTCTCCACCAGCAAAGCGAAAGCGCACAAGTTTACGATCCTCACACTAGGCTATGGAGAAATATAAATGGCGAGCCTAATGCTCACTATGTTAACAGCTGCGTAGATGCTCTTCAGGATATGATGTTTTATTTACAAGAATTTGGGAGGATACTAATGATATAG